Proteins co-encoded in one Vibrio fortis genomic window:
- the artM gene encoding arginine ABC transporter permease ArtM: MNEQYFSQMLEGLVTSVQLTGASLLVGCILSLLMTVTLVLRLPAIHWLTRGIITLFTGTPLLVQIFLVYYGPGQFDWIRESFMWTWLSQPWFCAMLALALNTAAYSTLLFKGAFNAIPAGQWEACRALGMDKVATLKVLLPYALRRAVPAYSNEVILVFKGTSLASTITIMDLMGYAQRINGQTYDTLTVFGIAGAFYLGVNGLLTLIFRQVEKKALAFEAA, encoded by the coding sequence ATGAATGAACAGTACTTCTCTCAAATGCTTGAAGGCCTAGTGACCAGTGTTCAACTTACAGGTGCATCACTGCTTGTCGGCTGTATCTTATCGCTATTAATGACTGTGACTTTGGTGTTAAGGCTTCCAGCTATACACTGGCTGACTCGTGGTATTATTACGTTATTCACAGGTACACCGCTTTTGGTTCAAATCTTCTTGGTGTATTACGGCCCAGGGCAGTTCGATTGGATTCGTGAAAGCTTTATGTGGACTTGGTTAAGTCAGCCATGGTTCTGTGCAATGTTAGCCTTAGCACTAAACACTGCGGCATATAGCACACTGCTATTTAAGGGCGCATTTAACGCGATTCCAGCAGGGCAGTGGGAAGCGTGTCGCGCACTAGGTATGGACAAAGTGGCAACACTTAAAGTGCTACTTCCTTATGCACTGCGCCGCGCGGTTCCAGCCTACTCAAACGAAGTGATCTTGGTATTCAAAGGTACCTCACTCGCGAGCACCATCACCATCATGGATTTGATGGGCTACGCACAGCGTATCAACGGTCAAACCTACGATACTCTAACGGTTTTCGGCATCGCTGGTGCATTCTACCTAGGCGTAAATGGACTACTTACACTGATTTTCCGCCAAGTTGAAAAGAAAGCCCTCGCATTCGAAGCTGCTTAA
- the artQ gene encoding arginine ABC transporter permease ArtQ, with protein MELTGYSLGLVEASWMTIQLAFVSLLVGLVLAVLFASGEMSRRIAIKWPTTAFVTMVRGLPEILVVLFIYFGSTQVLFMITGDFVEVSPFLSGVVALSLIFASYASQTLRGALKAVSKGQREAASALGIPQSHAFFKIVLPQAVRHALPGLTNQWLVLLKDTALVSLIGVTDLLKQAQLTSAATHEAFTWYATAAAIYLVITLVTQRAVKVIDAKYSIQGLGAKGAMA; from the coding sequence ATGGAATTAACGGGTTACTCTCTAGGGCTCGTCGAAGCAAGCTGGATGACCATTCAGCTTGCATTTGTCAGCCTATTAGTCGGATTAGTTTTAGCTGTACTGTTTGCAAGTGGAGAGATGTCTCGACGTATCGCGATTAAATGGCCAACCACGGCGTTTGTAACTATGGTTCGTGGTTTACCAGAGATCTTAGTAGTCTTGTTTATCTACTTTGGCTCGACTCAAGTGCTGTTTATGATCACTGGTGATTTCGTTGAAGTGAGCCCGTTTTTATCTGGTGTTGTTGCACTGTCACTTATTTTCGCGTCTTACGCTTCGCAGACTTTGCGCGGCGCTTTAAAAGCCGTCAGTAAAGGACAAAGAGAAGCAGCAAGCGCACTGGGTATTCCCCAATCGCACGCTTTCTTCAAGATTGTTCTCCCGCAAGCAGTAAGACACGCACTGCCTGGTTTAACTAACCAGTGGCTGGTTCTTCTGAAAGACACAGCATTGGTATCGTTAATTGGTGTGACTGATTTACTAAAGCAAGCACAACTGACTTCTGCGGCAACACACGAAGCATTCACATGGTACGCAACAGCAGCCGCTATTTACTTAGTGATCACCTTGGTGACGCAAAGAGCAGTAAAAGTGATTGACGCGAAATACTCAATCCAAGGCTTAGGTGCAAAAGGAGCGATGGCATGA
- a CDS encoding lysine/arginine/ornithine ABC transporter substrate-binding protein, with translation MKKILLASLIGLASFNATAQQEIKFAMEATYAPFEFMDENNQIQGFDVDLANALCEEMKAKCTFHNQAFDSLIPALKFKRYDAAISAMDITDARLKQVNFSNAYYDNSAAFISIEGKVADQAALEGKRVGVQNGSTHQSYLLEQMTGVTAVPYSSYQDAFIDMKNGRIDSVFGDTAVVAEWFKKQDNLTYVGDQVTNQEYFGNGFGIAVNKSNQELVDQLNVALAAVKANGEYDEIFNKYFGK, from the coding sequence ATGAAAAAGATTCTGCTAGCTTCACTTATCGGCCTTGCTTCTTTTAACGCAACGGCACAACAAGAAATCAAGTTCGCAATGGAAGCGACATACGCACCATTCGAGTTCATGGATGAAAACAATCAAATCCAAGGTTTCGATGTTGATCTAGCAAACGCGTTGTGTGAAGAGATGAAAGCAAAGTGTACTTTCCATAACCAAGCGTTCGATAGCTTAATCCCAGCGCTTAAATTTAAACGTTACGATGCTGCAATTTCGGCAATGGATATTACTGATGCCCGTCTAAAGCAAGTGAACTTCTCTAACGCTTACTACGATAACTCGGCTGCATTCATTTCTATTGAAGGCAAAGTCGCAGACCAAGCCGCACTAGAAGGCAAGCGTGTCGGTGTTCAAAACGGTTCAACACACCAAAGCTACCTACTAGAGCAGATGACTGGCGTAACAGCAGTACCTTACTCAAGCTACCAAGATGCGTTCATCGACATGAAAAACGGTCGTATCGATTCAGTATTCGGTGACACAGCGGTAGTAGCTGAGTGGTTTAAAAAGCAAGACAACCTAACGTACGTTGGTGATCAAGTAACTAACCAAGAATATTTCGGTAATGGCTTTGGTATCGCGGTAAACAAGAGCAACCAAGAGCTAGTTGACCAATTGAACGTGGCGCTAGCGGCTGTGAAAGCGAACGGCGAATACGACGAGATCTTCAACAAGTACTTCGGTAAGTAA
- the artP gene encoding arginine ABC transporter ATP-binding protein ArtP, with translation MSIQVKSINKSYGDIQVLHDISFNCESGETLVLLGPSGAGKSSLLRVLNLLEIADDGQLEIASESFDFSSSIPEKQGLQLRRKVGMVFQQYNLWPHMTVIENLIEAPVKVAGMDKQEAIAQAKKVLETLQLADKADAWPLKLSGGQQQRVAIARALMMKPDVLLFDEPTAALDPEITNQVVSIIKELSGTGITQVVVTHEVDFAKKIASHVLYLEKGYIVEHGTSDAFINPQTPQFAEYLMH, from the coding sequence ATGAGTATTCAAGTAAAGAGCATCAACAAATCGTATGGCGACATCCAAGTTCTTCACGACATTTCGTTTAATTGCGAAAGCGGTGAAACACTGGTTTTACTTGGCCCAAGTGGTGCCGGTAAGAGCTCGTTGCTTCGTGTATTAAACCTGTTGGAAATTGCAGACGATGGCCAGCTAGAGATTGCTAGTGAGTCGTTTGATTTTTCAAGCTCAATCCCAGAGAAACAGGGCCTACAACTTCGTCGTAAAGTTGGAATGGTTTTTCAACAGTACAACCTTTGGCCACACATGACGGTGATTGAAAACCTGATTGAAGCGCCAGTAAAAGTTGCCGGAATGGACAAGCAAGAGGCGATTGCTCAAGCGAAGAAAGTTCTAGAAACACTGCAATTAGCTGATAAAGCCGATGCGTGGCCGCTAAAACTTTCCGGTGGTCAGCAACAACGTGTCGCGATTGCACGTGCTTTGATGATGAAACCAGATGTGTTGCTGTTTGATGAACCAACCGCCGCGCTAGACCCTGAAATCACTAACCAAGTTGTCAGCATTATTAAAGAGTTAAGCGGAACCGGCATCACTCAAGTGGTGGTGACTCATGAAGTCGATTTCGCGAAAAAGATTGCTAGCCATGTTCTCTACCTAGAAAAAGGGTACATCGTAGAGCACGGTACGAGCGATGCGTTTATCAATCCGCAGACTCCTCAGTTTGCTGAATACCTGATGCACTAG
- a CDS encoding ABC transporter ATP-binding protein/permease, whose protein sequence is MSDSASTLEEQITQPPENTKKSLKILLELFQFIKPYRTKVAIALIALIFTASLTLTVGHGVRILIDQGFTQRSTGELGNAIQFMLVIIGLISVGTFFRFYLVSSVGERVSADIRLAVFKHVVSLHPSYFETNGSGDIMSRITTDTTLLQSIIGSSFSMAMRSALMCIGAVIMLFATNIKLTLIVLASVPFVLVPILVYGRRVRTLSRQSQDSMADVGSYAGEAIEHIKTVQSYSHEQQEIASFGKEVEKAYEIGRQRVKQRAILISGVILIVFSAISGMLWVGGSDVISGTMSAGDLGAFVFYAIMVASSLGTISEVMGELQRAAGATERLIEILHVESHIVAPVDHPQPIDGLSAEVAFNDVTFSYPSRPDDPATTALTMTAEEGKVLALVGPSGAGKTTLFELLQRFYDPQLGSVTLGGVPLHQFDPNELRSQMALVPQQPALFSHDVFHNIRYGNPNATDEEVIAAAKKAHAHDFIMSLPEGYNSFLGERGVRLSGGQRQRIAIARAILKDPNILLLDEATSALDSESEHHVQQALEELMKGRTTLIIAHRLSTIKHADQIAVLDQGKLVDLGNHDSLMKSCDLYQRLVELQFKHVRG, encoded by the coding sequence ATGTCCGACTCTGCTTCTACGCTTGAAGAGCAAATCACACAACCGCCCGAGAATACGAAAAAGAGCCTGAAGATCTTACTTGAGCTCTTTCAGTTCATTAAGCCGTATCGAACCAAAGTCGCTATCGCGTTAATAGCGCTTATTTTCACCGCGAGTCTGACGCTTACCGTCGGTCATGGTGTACGAATCTTGATTGACCAAGGCTTTACCCAGCGTTCAACCGGTGAACTGGGCAATGCGATTCAATTTATGTTGGTGATCATTGGTTTAATCTCAGTCGGGACTTTCTTCCGCTTTTACTTGGTGTCATCAGTCGGAGAACGGGTCAGTGCCGATATACGTTTAGCGGTGTTCAAACATGTGGTCTCCCTGCATCCGAGTTATTTTGAAACCAACGGCAGTGGTGACATTATGTCACGTATCACTACTGACACTACCCTGCTACAGAGCATTATTGGCTCATCGTTCTCAATGGCGATGCGTAGTGCATTGATGTGTATCGGCGCTGTGATCATGCTGTTCGCGACCAATATCAAACTTACCCTAATCGTTTTGGCATCCGTTCCCTTCGTTCTGGTTCCGATTCTAGTTTATGGTCGACGTGTAAGGACGCTTTCTCGTCAGAGCCAAGATTCAATGGCCGATGTCGGTTCTTATGCTGGCGAAGCAATAGAGCACATCAAAACCGTACAGAGCTATAGTCACGAACAACAAGAGATCGCTTCATTTGGTAAAGAGGTAGAAAAGGCTTACGAGATTGGGCGTCAACGCGTTAAACAGCGTGCGATTCTAATCTCTGGCGTAATTCTGATCGTGTTCAGCGCTATCTCCGGGATGCTGTGGGTCGGTGGTAGTGACGTGATTAGTGGCACTATGTCGGCAGGTGATCTGGGCGCATTTGTATTTTACGCAATTATGGTCGCCTCATCGCTTGGCACTATTTCAGAGGTAATGGGTGAACTTCAACGTGCAGCAGGTGCAACTGAGAGGTTGATAGAGATTTTACACGTTGAGAGTCATATTGTTGCTCCAGTTGACCACCCTCAACCCATCGACGGGTTATCGGCAGAGGTTGCCTTCAATGATGTCACCTTTAGCTACCCTTCTCGCCCAGATGATCCAGCAACGACGGCTCTCACTATGACAGCCGAAGAAGGGAAGGTATTGGCGCTCGTTGGGCCGTCTGGCGCCGGTAAAACAACGCTATTCGAACTCCTGCAACGCTTCTATGACCCGCAACTTGGTAGCGTTACACTTGGCGGCGTTCCGCTTCATCAGTTTGATCCTAACGAATTGCGCTCGCAAATGGCGTTGGTGCCACAACAACCCGCTCTGTTTAGTCACGATGTGTTCCACAATATTCGTTACGGGAATCCAAATGCCACTGATGAAGAAGTCATTGCAGCAGCAAAAAAAGCGCATGCTCACGACTTTATTATGTCGCTACCTGAAGGCTACAACAGCTTCTTAGGCGAGCGAGGTGTTCGCTTATCTGGGGGACAACGTCAACGTATCGCGATTGCCCGCGCGATCTTAAAAGATCCAAACATTCTGTTATTAGACGAAGCCACCAGCGCGCTCGATAGTGAAAGCGAACACCATGTCCAACAAGCCCTGGAAGAGCTCATGAAAGGACGAACAACTCTCATCATTGCCCACCGACTTTCGACCATCAAACACGCCGATCAAATTGCCGTGCTTGACCAAGGAAAACTGGTGGATTTAGGGAATCACGACTCGCTCATGAAAAGCTGCGACCTTTACCAGCGACTGGTAGAACTGCAGTTTAAACACGTACGTGGCTAG
- a CDS encoding acyl-CoA thioesterase, with protein sequence MEALLSEYPVITEIPVAWGEMDALNHVNNAVYFRYFETARLDFFKHVELMEEMAVTKVGPVLGDTYCKYFRPVTYPDTLLVGSKVTEVQDDRFTMEYAIVSKAQQKVTTIGTATIVMFDFASNQKALLSVRLLNEIQNMSTLKSPCFKQETVAE encoded by the coding sequence ATGGAAGCACTATTATCTGAATATCCTGTAATCACAGAAATCCCCGTGGCTTGGGGAGAGATGGACGCACTCAACCACGTAAACAACGCGGTCTACTTTCGCTATTTTGAAACCGCTCGCTTAGACTTTTTCAAGCACGTTGAGCTTATGGAAGAGATGGCTGTCACCAAAGTTGGCCCAGTGCTCGGTGATACTTACTGCAAATACTTCCGCCCAGTCACCTACCCTGACACATTGTTAGTAGGTTCTAAAGTGACAGAAGTTCAAGACGACCGCTTTACCATGGAATACGCTATCGTCAGTAAGGCACAACAAAAAGTCACCACTATCGGTACAGCAACGATTGTGATGTTTGACTTTGCATCTAACCAGAAAGCGCTACTCTCTGTCCGATTGCTAAATGAAATTCAAAACATGAGCACGCTAAAAAGCCCATGCTTTAAGCAAGAAACAGTCGCTGAGTAA